CATGCCCCGGGTGCAACAGACCAGCCGGGGCATGGCCGTGAGCCGGGTCAATGAAAGCATGCTCAGTGCGTTTCAGCGGATGCTGGCGCTTCTGGACGTGCCGGAGGACATTCCGATTCTTGCCCCCCTGATCCAGAAGGAGATCGTCTACCGCCTGCTTGTCGGTGATCAGGGGCCCCGCCTGAGGCAACTCGGGGCCATAGGCACCCAGAGCAACACCCTTGCGCTGGCCATCGAATGGCTGAAGGAAAACTACACCCGGCCGTTGCGCGTCGAGGATCTGGCGGGGTACGCCCGGATGAGCACCTCGGCCTTTCATCGCCATTTCCGGGAACTGACGGCCATGAGTCCGTTGCAGTTCCAGAAGCGGCTGAGGCTCCACGAAGCGCGGCGAATGATGTTCGCGGAGCATCTGGATGCCGCATCGGCGGCGTTCAAGGTCGGCTACGAGAGCAATTCCCAGTTCAATCGTGAATACAGCCGCCTCTTCGGTGCGCCGCCCCTGCGCGACATCAAGGGGCTGCGGTGGCAAACAGCAGACCCGAGGCTGCTGAGCGCCACGGCGGAGAGCATCACCGCCCGTGATGTCTAGCCATACGTAGCGAATGCATCGAGGGGGGGAATGCCCCCCCCTTGCATCATGATGCTTGGCGGGGCATGTCGATACACCGGATACCCGCCCGCCTGCCCGGCTCCCCGCACACCCTGTCTGCCCCGCCAGAAAGCCCAATTCCGGGGCAGATGGCATCCCGTCACACGTCCTGGGCTTCGCGCCCCGTCCCCGCCTGCATCATCCGCCCCCCCCCATTTCCGCCCCGTCATGCGCGCGGCATGTCAGGCGGCCCGGATCGTGCGGCGCGTTTCGCCGTGACGCCTCGTGGAAGTAAGGAGTGCGCACGGGTTGGCTCCTTTTCGCAAAAATTCTTCTGGGGGCAGCCTGCCGGAATCCTTCGCTTGCGCCCGCAACGGCGCTTGCGGATGGACTCCCGGAATTCCAGTCCATTCCGGTGAAAAGAGGAATAGGCAACAAGCAGGCAGGATCGTATCTGGAGGGCGGCCGAAGCCGTGGGTATATCTTCCAGTGAAAAAAACGCGATTGCGCACAAAGGAGCCGCAATGAAAGACCAGCACGTCATAGACCGGGTTGCCCGCGAGCAACGGCGCCGTACCCTGAAGTTCGTCGCCGCGGGACTGTTCGCCAGCCATTTTCCTGCGGCGCTTTCCTCCCTGGCGGCAAACACTGTGGCGGGAGAGGAAGGCAAAGGGGGCAGCATGCCAAGAATATTGATCGCCTACTACTCCAGAACCGGCAATACCCGCGCCATCGCCGCGCACATCCAGTCCCTTGTCGGCGGGGAGAACTTCGAGATTCAGACTGTCGTCCCGTATCCCGACGAGTACAAGGCGACGACGGTGCAGGCCAAGAAGGAACTCGAAGCGGGATAC
This DNA window, taken from Nitratidesulfovibrio sp., encodes the following:
- a CDS encoding AraC family transcriptional regulator, encoding MAEHELTSESVPAASEDMTALRQSLAETIGRLTAKAHRVITPIPALSLGRWEAPTEQTSYMHEPSLCLVAQGAKRVLLGEELYTYDADHYLIASVDLPIVAQVIEASPEKPYLGLMLKLDPRMISQLLVDSKLPMPRVQQTSRGMAVSRVNESMLSAFQRMLALLDVPEDIPILAPLIQKEIVYRLLVGDQGPRLRQLGAIGTQSNTLALAIEWLKENYTRPLRVEDLAGYARMSTSAFHRHFRELTAMSPLQFQKRLRLHEARRMMFAEHLDAASAAFKVGYESNSQFNREYSRLFGAPPLRDIKGLRWQTADPRLLSATAESITARDV
- a CDS encoding flavodoxin — its product is MKDQHVIDRVAREQRRRTLKFVAAGLFASHFPAALSSLAANTVAGEEGKGGSMPRILIAYYSRTGNTRAIAAHIQSLVGGENFEIQTVVPYPDEYKATTVQAKKELEAGYKPPLRGKVENIAPYDVVFIGSPNWWGTIAPPVMTFLSEHDLSGKIVAPFITHEGSALGRSMGDVRALCPNSTVVEGLAVRGSRAASAKDEVAAWLRATGIQK